A single Betaproteobacteria bacterium DNA region contains:
- a CDS encoding acyl-CoA dehydrogenase — MTVFDRLDATLALPEDERLVLDAVRTLARDQIAPRAAEYDRSGAFPWDNVKAINALGLNSMFIPEAYGGANLSYAVYLACVREISKACASTGVIWATNFHAMKPLIDFGTEEQKRRLLPKLAEGALASLVITEPTAGSDATGMTTRFEPRGDEIVVTGTKTFITNGAHADLMLVFGKWSEIEDGRGSISALVLEGGGAGLSVVREEDKMGLRASSTATLAFDGYRVPRANLLGAPGEGLKLLLASLNKSRPSVAAHALGIARAAFEDAVAYINERRQSGRRIVEFQGIQFLLADLATELAQCEAWLWHVARLVDGGAKDFGIEASMLKLRASDLAMRIATDAVQLHGGYGYCKDYRVERLMRDAKITQIWEGTNQIHRQLIGRSFMRK; from the coding sequence GCGCAGCCGAATACGATCGAAGCGGCGCGTTTCCGTGGGATAACGTGAAGGCCATCAATGCGCTCGGCCTGAACAGCATGTTCATCCCCGAAGCCTACGGCGGTGCGAATCTTTCGTATGCCGTCTACCTCGCCTGCGTGCGCGAGATCAGCAAGGCGTGCGCATCGACGGGTGTGATCTGGGCGACCAATTTCCACGCCATGAAGCCGCTGATCGACTTCGGCACCGAGGAGCAGAAGCGGCGCCTGTTGCCGAAGCTGGCCGAGGGCGCGCTGGCATCGCTCGTCATCACCGAACCGACCGCGGGATCGGATGCGACCGGCATGACCACGCGCTTCGAGCCTCGCGGCGACGAGATCGTCGTCACGGGGACCAAGACCTTCATCACCAACGGCGCGCACGCGGATCTCATGCTCGTGTTCGGCAAGTGGAGCGAGATCGAAGACGGCCGCGGCTCGATCTCCGCGCTGGTGCTCGAGGGTGGCGGCGCGGGATTGAGCGTGGTGCGCGAGGAAGACAAGATGGGGCTGCGCGCATCGAGCACGGCCACGCTCGCCTTCGACGGCTACCGTGTGCCGCGCGCGAATCTGCTCGGAGCTCCCGGCGAGGGGCTCAAGCTCCTGCTCGCCTCGCTCAACAAGTCGCGCCCGAGCGTCGCCGCGCATGCGCTCGGGATCGCGCGCGCCGCGTTCGAGGACGCGGTCGCCTACATCAACGAGCGGCGCCAGTCGGGCCGGCGCATCGTGGAATTCCAGGGCATCCAGTTCCTGCTGGCCGATCTCGCCACCGAGCTGGCGCAGTGCGAGGCCTGGCTGTGGCACGTGGCACGACTGGTCGACGGCGGGGCCAAGGATTTCGGCATCGAAGCCTCGATGCTGAAGCTGCGCGCCTCGGATCTCGCGATGCGGATCGCAACCGATGCGGTGCAGTTGCACGGCGGCTACGGCTACTGCAAGGACTATCGCGTCGAGCGGCTCATGCGCGACGCCAAGATCACGCAGATCTGGGAGGGCACCAATCAGATCCACCGGCAGCTCATCGGCCGCAGCTTCATGCGCAAGTAG